A stretch of DNA from Deltaproteobacteria bacterium:
CCCGTGGGCATCGATAACCGTATCAGCCATCTTGCGATCCTCCCTCAAGCCAACGGTTCCAACCAATGATCGTAGATATCGACGAGCACTTTGTCCTTTGCGCCGCCCGGCTTGGCAAAGACATCGGTGAAATTGAAAGCGACGAGATAAAGTGTCTTTTTCGGTAAGCCATCTTTACCGAAAGCGAGCAGTTCGGGATTTAAAAAATCGCCGTAGACTTTTTCAACCCAGCCCGATTTGCCGCGAATATACCAGGGCGTGCGCAGATGGCCGGGGCGGTCTTCGAATTTGACGTGAACCCGGTCGCCGGTCTTGAACCTGCCCGTCGCCGGACTCACGGCTCGCCCCACTTCGATTCAAACTCGGCGAGCTTTTCATCGATTTCCGCTTTGCTGAGAATATTTTTTTCGATGAGAATC
This window harbors:
- a CDS encoding nitrile hydratase subunit beta — its product is MSPATGRFKTGDRVHVKFEDRPGHLRTPWYIRGKSGWVEKVYGDFLNPELLAFGKDGLPKKTLYLVAFNFTDVFAKPGGAKDKVLVDIYDHWLEPLA